From a single Ascaphus truei isolate aAscTru1 chromosome 2, aAscTru1.hap1, whole genome shotgun sequence genomic region:
- the FZD8 gene encoding frizzled-8, with protein MERRCWLGAYMLLLAASWLPGSQGAAAKDLSCQEITVPLCKGIGYNYTYMPNQFNHDTQDEAGLEVHQFWPLVEIHCSPDLKFFLCSMYTPICLEDYKKPLPPCRSVCERARAGCAPLMRQYGFAWPDRMRCDRLPEQGNPDTLCMDYNRTEPTTAAAAAPSHPHPPHPGKAASSHPHHQGKPPPPARADPPRGKARPPAGCEAGCRCRPPMVPVSDERHPLYNRVKTGRVPNCALPCHSPYFTPEERAFTGFWIGLWSVLCFASTLATVSTFLIDMGRFQYPERPIIFLSACYLFVSAGYLVRLSAGHERVACSRPPGPEPEHIRYETTGPALCTLVFLLVYFFGMASSLWWVILSLTWFLAAGLKWGNEAIAGYSPYFHLAAWLVPSVQSIAVLALSSVDGDPVAGICSVGNQDLDNLRGFVLAPLLIYLCVGSAFLLAGFVSLFRIRRVIKRGGSQTAQLEKLMIRIGVFGALYTVPATVVVACFFYEQHSRQGWEAAHNCRTCSPEPTSTLLQQQHPHHPPPHRRPDYAVFMLKYFMCLVVGITSGVWVWSGKTLESWRAFCTRCCWGSKAVAGGGSMYSDVSTGLTWRSGTGSSVSYPKQMPLSQV; from the coding sequence ATGGAGAGGAGGTGCTGGCTGGGGGCGTACATGCTGCTGCTGGCTGCGTCCTGGCTGCCGGGGTCGCAAGGTGCCGCTGCCAAGGATCTGTCGTGCCAGGAGATCACCGTGCCCCTGTGCAAGGGCATCGGCTACAACTACACCTACATGCCCAACCAGTTCAACCACGACACGCAGGACGAGGCCGGCCTGGAGGTGCACCAGTTCTGGCCGCTGGTGGAGATCCACTGCTCCCCCGACCTCAAGTTCTTCCTGTGCAGCATGTACACCCCGATCTGCCTAGAGGACTACAAGAAGCCGCTGCCCCCCTGCCGGAGCGTGTGCGAGCGGGCCCGGGCCGGCTGCGCCCCTCTCATGCGGCAGTACGGCTTCGCCTGGCCGGATCGCATGCGCTGCGACCGGCTGCCCGAGCAAGGCAACCCGGACACCCTGTGCATGGACTACAACCGGACCGAGCCGACCACGGCGGCAGCGGCGGCGCCTAGCCACCCGCACCCCCCGCACCCGGGCAAAGCGGCCTCATCCCACCCGCACCACCAGGggaagccgccgccgccggcACGTGCCGACCCACCCCGGGGCAAAGCCAGACCGCCGGCCGGCTGCGAGGCCGGCTGCCGGTGCCGACCCCCCATGGTGCCGGTGTCCGACGAGAGGCACCCGCTCTACAACCGTGTGAAGACCGGGCGGGTCCCCAACTGCGCCCTGCCCTGCCACAGCCCGTACTTCACCCCGGAGGAGCGGGCCTTCACCGGCTTCTGGATCGGCCTGTGGTCGGTGCTGTGCTTCGCCTCCACTTTGGCCACCGTGTCCACTTTCCTCATCGACATGGGCCGCTTCCAGTACCCCGAGCGGCCCATCATCTTCCTGTCCGCCTGCTACCTCTTCGTGTCGGCCGGTTACTTGGTGCGGCTGAGCGCCGGCCACGAGCGGGTGGCCTGCAGCCGGCCGCCGGGCCCGGAACCCGAGCACATCCGCTACGAGACCACCGGGCCGGCGCTGTGCACCTTGGTCTTCCTGCTCGTCTACTTCTTCGGCATGGCCAGCTCCCTGTGGTGGGTGATCCTGTCGCTCACCTGGTTCCTGGCGGCCGGCCTGAAGTGGGGGAACGAGGccatcgccggctactcgccgtACTTCCACCTGGCGGCCTGGCTGGTGCCCAGCGTCCAGTCCATCGCCGTGCTGGCCCTCAGCTCGGTGGACGGCGACCCGGTGGCCGGCATCTGTTCAGTGGGCAACCAGGATCTGGACAACCTGCGTGGTTTCGTGCTGGCCCCGCTGCTCATCTACCTGTGCGTGGGCAGCGCCTTTCTGCTGGCCGGCTTCGTGTCGCTCTTCCGCATCCGGCGCGTCATCAAGCGCGGGGGCAGCCAGACAGCCCAGCTGGAGAAGCTGATGATCCGCATCGGGGTGTTCGGCGCGCTGTACACCGTGCCGGCCACCGTAGTGGTGGCGTGTTTCTTCTACGAGCAGCACAGCCGGCAGGGCTGGGAGGCGGCACACAACTGCCGCACCTGCTCGCCCGAGCCGACCAGCACCCTCCTGCAGCAGCAGCACCCTCACCACCCTCCTCCCCACCGCCGGCCGGACTACGCCGTCTTCATGCTGAAGTATTTCATGTGCCTGGTGGTGGGGATCACTTCCGGGGTGTGGGTCTGGTCGGGGAAGACGCTGGAGTCGTGGCGGGCGTTCTGTAcccgctgctgctgggggagcAAGGCGGTGGCCGGGGGGGGATCCATGTACAGCGACGTGAGCACCGGCCTGACCTGGAGATCGGGCACTGGCAGCTCGGTGTCATATCCCAAACAGATGCCCTTATCTCAGGTCTAG